Within Channa argus isolate prfri chromosome 4, Channa argus male v1.0, whole genome shotgun sequence, the genomic segment CTAGTGTAACTCCAGAAAGTACTATTACAACCATGATCCCAGATGGTACTACTGTAACTACAGAAAGTACTAATGCTACCACTGTATCAGATAATACTTCTGTAACTCcagaaatgactaataaaaccACAGTCCCAGATGGTAGTACTGTAACTCCAGAGAGTACTAATACAACCATGATCCCAGATAGTACTACTGTAACTCCAGAGAGTACTAATACAACCATGATCCCAGATAGTACTAGTGTAACTCCAGAAAGTACTATTACAACCATGATCCCAGATGGTACTACTGTAGCTCCAGACAGTACTAATGCTACCGCTGTCCCAGATGTTACTACTGTAACTCCAGAAAGTACTAATGCTACCGCTGTCCCAGATGTTACTCCTGTAACTCCAGAAAGTACTAATACAACCAAGATCCCAGATGCTACTAGTGTAACTCCAGAAAGTACTATTACAACCATGATCCCAGATGGTACTAGTGTAACTACAGAAAGTACTAATGCAACCAAGATCCCAGATGCTACTACTGTAACTCCAGAGAGTACTAATACAACCATGATCCCAGATGGTACTAGTGTAACTCCAGAAAGTACTATTACAACCATGATCCCAGATGGTACTAGTGTAACTCCAGAAAGTACTAATGCTACCGCTGTCCCAGATGTTACTACTGTAACTCTAGAAAGTACTAATGCTACCGCTGTCCCAGATGGTACTAGTGTAACTCCAGAAAATACTATTACAACCATGATCCCAGATGGTACTAGTGTAATTCCAGAAAGTACTTATGCTCCCACCCTATCAGATAATACTTCTATAACTCCAGAAATGACTAATACAACTAATACTACTCTCTCTCCTtatcctcctcttctttctaCTAATATGATGACTACTACTCTGCATACTACTACTGAGATTGGTTTTCTTACTACTGCTGCTCCtaatactactgctactactactactactccttctTTTACGAGTACTAGTCATATTACTACTAGTACTACTGCTGATCCAACTACTAGTACTACTCCTGTTTTCACTACTACTAGTGACATTCCTACTGGTACTACTGCTGGtcaaactactactactcctgtTTTTACAAGTACTAGTCATATTACTACTAGTACTACTGCTGATCAAACTACTAGTACTACCCCTGTTTTCACTACTACCAGTGATATTCCTACTGGTACTACTGCTGGtcaaactactactactcctgtTTTTACAGGTACTAGTCATATTACTACTACTGAAAAATCTAGTACTACTCTGGGTTTTACTACTATTAGTGATATTCCTACTAttcctactactactactactactactactactactactactactactactactactactactacagagTTTCCTAACACAACTACTAATGCTCCTCCTCCTACTACCACCACTCCTCCCACTACCACAATGgcaacaactacaactactaccccccccaccaccagtaacccccccaccacccctcCTCTGGTCTGTCTGAATGGGGGGGTGGAAGTGagcggtgtgtgtgtctgtcctgaTGAATGGAGCGGTAACACTTGCTCAGTGGGTAAGTCAGGTTCACCAGCTGCAGATCTCTAAAGTCTAACATCGACCCACAGAGCTgaattttatttgatatttatcTTTTAATACAAACCTCTTAGCAAACTTCTGCAAAGGCAAAGTACTAGATGGATTCCAATTCCCGAGTACACCAGTTGGCTGGTTTGCTTATTCTACAAAAATCTGTCCTAAAGGTACCAGCAATGGTAAGTACTAACCCCTTTAAGGGTGTCAGTGCATGTACTTCCATCCAGCATCCATGAGGTCAAACACAGTACATTGTGGTTTCTGTGTCCGCCATTCTAACACCAACTGTTTCCCATCAAGCCGGCAAACCAAAGGCTTCAACCAGGTGTTCTACAAAGAACGGACCGCCGAGCTTTGACTGTCCACTGCAGAAACTCCAGTGTGACCAGACGCTCAGTGACATCCAACAAAATGTGAGAACCTCTGTTTCCTTTACAGTAAACACTTGATGTGCACACATCCCATCAGACACACtggccaaaagaaaaaagattcagTGAAGGTCTTTGTCTTTCCCTCTGTCAGCTCACCAGCGCAGCTGATTTAGAGACGTTAGCATCCAGCACTCAGATTCTGACGTCCAAACCTGAAGAGCTGACGGCTGAAAACgtcacagcagcagctcagatcGTCAACACCCTGCTGCTGTCTCCTAACGCCACAGAGGTACGAACAAATACTACAGTGACTCTAAGGAGGACACTCTGTGATCAGCCGAGGTTTGCTCCAGTAGAAACCAACACCAAGTCAGTACAACAGTACTGGTTTGAAGGTTTTGTCTGCAAAATGAGAAACCTATGAGATTTGAcaggaacaaacaaaaattcaCTATAAAATAGAAAACTCCTGGTGTATTCAGATACATTTTGCTGTAATGATCATACTCTTTGTACTGCAGAGCGTCAGGGTGGCAGCAGTAGCCACAGTCAGCCAACTGCTGAACGCCAGCGTGCCAGACAACACGGAGGAAAACGACGCTACTGTGGGGTAAACATACTGTTGTTCAGTAACATCACTGATGTCAACGGGCCATGGTCAGCAGTGcacatttcatgtttcatgaACTAAATGTACGACTTTACCAACTGTAGCCAAACACTGGGAAAAGATTTGTTGTTCGATGACAGAAATGTGTGGTGGATTTTACCGGCAGATGATTTCTGAAACATGTTTCTCATTAGATTTAAGCAGCAGAATTTAGTTTAAGACATCCAAAGGACTGGATACTCACAGGAAGCAGCTTTGGCTCAGGGGTGAAGGTCAACAGCAGCCTGAAACAGACAAGAgaaatcattttacacatttataaaaacgtCTATAAGGaacagtccacacacagccagGACCAGCAGCTACACTCTGGtgtgttttcacttgttttctccttctttgtTTCCAGCCTGACGCCCAAATTCCTTCACACAACAGTCTTTAGAGCTGTTTGCCCGTTTCGTTTTGATAGGAATAAATATCAGATAattggttttacttttaaacttaaTAATCGTTCGGTTTGGCATTCAAGCAGTGACGTGGTTCACTACACAGCACAGATTGGGATTTTCCTAAATCCTAAAAATGCCTAAATGTTTGGTGTCCAGTTGGTAAATGaaacagtaaattattttaggttttaattTTAGGCGCAAGCTGCCACAGatctgtatatttgtgtgttttctccttctttgtTTCCAGCCTGACGCTGACTCTGGACCAGCTCTCCGTGAACCTCAGCTCCAGCCTCAATGCGTCTCAGTCTCAGGTGGTCCAACCAAACCTGGTGGTCCAGTCGGCACAAATCCCTGCTGTGGACACTCAGGGAGTCCAGTTCACCTCCCTCACAGGTCACTGAAACCTACTCCCTGTTGGCTCTTCTGAAGCCAATCACACGATCTGTTCTTCCACACAGACTGAGGTTTCGTTTCATGAAATTATGATTATAACGTTCTGTCTCCTAGTCTTActctttctcatttgtttttggaaatttcTGGATTCAGAAAATGCTTTGGCCAGTTTTTTGACATACTCATCGTGTGATTGGTGctcaatactgtaaatatagcTGCATTCTACAGTAAAGCTCATAGAATTCATGTTAACAAGCTGTAACAAAAGCCTGGATACTCACACATGTAAGGGTTGATTGATGATGTCAAGAAGCcgtaaagacacaaaaatgaagACTTAAATCAACTCAACTGTGTAGTTCTCACAGTCATACAGTATCGTATAGAACCTGTTTTACCCTAAAGAGGATGGAGTCTAAAGCGCAGCGTCAGTTCTTAATGAGATCTTTTAATAATTATATCAACGCTAACAGTTAT encodes:
- the LOC137125457 gene encoding mucin-2-like isoform X2, whose protein sequence is MEVWILLVSILAAPLASSTTGSQSTTTSSSSNITNPVTTTTAVTAPALSTTTFTTAHVSFTTTLTALSTAPEGTAVTLEDTQPTTVQEGTTITPESTNTNTLPNDTSVTPEMTNTTPIPDGTTVTPESTNATAVPDVTTVTPESTNATAVPDVTTVTPESTNTTKIPDATSVTPESTITTMIPDGTTVTTESTNATTVSDNTSVTPEMTNKTTVPDGSTVTPESTNTTMIPDSTTVTPESTNTTMIPDSTSVTPESTITTMIPDGTTVAPDSTNATAVPDVTTVTPESTNATAVPDVTPVTPESTNTTKIPDATSVTPESTITTMIPDGTSVTTESTNATKIPDATTVTPESTNTTMIPDGTSVTPESTITTMIPDGTSVTPESTNATAVPDVTTVTLESTNATAVPDGTSVTPENTITTMIPDGTSVIPESTYAPTLSDNTSITPEMTNTTNTTLSPYPPLLSTNMMTTTLHTTTEIGFLTTAAPNTTATTTTTPSFTSTSHITTSTTADPTTSTTPVFTTTSDIPTGTTAGQTTTTPVFTSTSHITTSTTADQTTSTTPVFTTTSDIPTGTTAGQTTTTPVFTGTSHITTTEKSSTTLGFTTISDIPTIPTTTTTTTTTTTTTTTTTTTTEFPNTTTNAPPPTTTTPPTTTMATTTTTTPPTTSNPPTTPPLVCLNGGVEVSGVCVCPDEWSGNTCSVANFCKGKVLDGFQFPSTPVGWFAYSTKICPKGTSNAGKPKASTRCSTKNGPPSFDCPLQKLQCDQTLSDIQQNLTSAADLETLASSTQILTSKPEELTAENVTAAAQIVNTLLLSPNATESVRVAAVATVSQLLNASVPDNTEENDATVGLTLTLDQLSVNLSSSLNASQSQVVQPNLVVQSAQIPAVDTQGVQFTSLTGTSGSFVANRIQLNTNASKAVVENGFIADALIYIRFPAAAGSRQQPSNVSLGFVLYQNDRFFRSSLYRSRRTSVRVLSASVRGQERSVVPQHVEMMFRPTVMNGTSLYDFACVFWNYSLEDWSTVSCSKGNASDGVLRCFCNHTTNFAALWSIREKYEYAEALGVISIVGLSISIVGLIITIIHHIKVKFWRKSHKHQDMNAKLTLLCIYVSLLAFIITFLSGVNNPSRQDDAQAEIGEANIIPGSDEHVDPDRGSCSAVAALLHFFLLATFMWNSVYGTQLLLLIQTMHRSLSSYWTLVSFAVGWGVPAIVMVITLAATYSVENPLGYRQEEFCWLAALSKDKQFHFGKPMFWGFLLPIGLILIYNMVLLVLVSVTTCRTDPKLTRNISLFKKATIKQRA
- the LOC137125457 gene encoding uncharacterized protein isoform X1, with translation MEVWILLVSILAAPLASSTTGSQSTTTSSSSNITNPVTTTTAVTAPALSTTTFTTAHVSFTTTLTALSTAPEGTAVTLEDTQPTTVQEGTTITPESTNTNTLPNDTSVTPEMTNTTPIPDGTTVTPESTNATAVPDVTTVTPESTNATAVPDVTTVTPESTNTTKIPDATSVTPESTITTMIPDGTTVTTESTNATTVSDNTSVTPEMTNKTTVPDGSTVTPESTNTTMIPDSTTVTPESTNTTMIPDSTSVTPESTITTMIPDGTTVAPDSTNATAVPDVTTVTPESTNATAVPDVTPVTPESTNTTKIPDATSVTPESTITTMIPDGTSVTTESTNATKIPDATTVTPESTNTTMIPDGTSVTPESTITTMIPDGTSVTPESTNATAVPDVTTVTLESTNATAVPDGTSVTPENTITTMIPDGTSVIPESTYAPTLSDNTSITPEMTNTTNTTLSPYPPLLSTNMMTTTLHTTTEIGFLTTAAPNTTATTTTTPSFTSTSHITTSTTADPTTSTTPVFTTTSDIPTGTTAGQTTTTPVFTSTSHITTSTTADQTTSTTPVFTTTSDIPTGTTAGQTTTTPVFTGTSHITTTEKSSTTLGFTTISDIPTIPTTTTTTTTTTTTTTTTTTTTEFPNTTTNAPPPTTTTPPTTTMATTTTTTPPTTSNPPTTPPLVCLNGGVEVSGVCVCPDEWSGNTCSVANFCKGKVLDGFQFPSTPVGWFAYSTKICPKGTSNAGKPKASTRCSTKNGPPSFDCPLQKLQCDQTLSDIQQNLTSAADLETLASSTQILTSKPEELTAENVTAAAQIVNTLLLSPNATESVRVAAVATVSQLLNASVPDNTEENDATVGLTLTLDQLSVNLSSSLNASQSQVVQPNLVVQSAQIPAVDTQGVQFTSLTGTSGSFVANRIQLNTNASKAVVENGFIADALIYIRFPAAAGSRQQPSNVSLGFVLYQNDRFFRSSLYRSRRTSVRVLSASVRGQERSVVPQHVEMMFRPTVMNGTSLYDFACVFWNYSLEDWSTVSCSKGNASDGVLRCFCNHTTNFAALWSIREKYEYAEALGVISIVGLSISIVGLIITIIHHIKVKFWRKSHKHQDMNAKLTLLCIYVSLLAFIITFLSGVNNPSRQDDAQAEIGEANIIPGSDEHVDPDRGSCSAVAALLHFFLLATFMWNSVYGTQLLLLIQTMHRSLSSYWTLVSFAVGWGVPAIVMVITLAATYSVENPLGYRQEEFCWLAALSKDKQFHFGKPMFWGFLLPIGLILIYNMVLLVLVSVTTCRTDPKLTSTHQRSLKKKFLTSFSLAVILGLSWTLGYLVLASTGHLHLVFSILFCLCTTTQGFQIFILFTARTPSFRAAVSRFFHHVSSVNIPLRTTRYSFTNCSGDTSRGTESYRDLREQYTSKNL